ACAGGAAAATCATTCAAATCGCCCTACTTCAGAGAATTGGTTCATTAAAGGTTTCTTTGGCAATTTACTCAATCCCAAAGTTGGGATTTTTTATATTTCATTTCTTCCGCAGTTTATTCCAGCGCAAGCCTCAGCTGTGACTTGGGTAATGGGGCTTGTAATGATTCATGTAGTGATTGGAATAGTGTGGTCAAGTCTATTAATTTTAGCTATGCAACAGCTGTCACGTTATCTAAAACAACCTAAGTTTGTGAAATATATGGACCGAATTACAGGCAGTATTTTTGTATTGTTTGCTTTGAAATTGGCGTTAAGTAAAAGATAAATTTTAAAGAGCGTGCTGATATATAGCACGCTTTACAACTTAACGGTCTACATTGAGTTTTCTTAAATAACTTTCTATTTGTTCTGCAACTTCATCGGCATGTTTTTCTGCTAATTGATGGTCCCCACCTTTCACAATATATAAAGTCGACTTTTCAAACTTTTTATTTAAATATTCGCCCACCTGAACTGGACTCACAGGATCGCTATCACCCCAGATTAATAAAGTTTCAATGCTTATATCTGACAAAAACTTTTCGTAGTTAGCATTAGTGGTAACAAACCAATTTGGATATTTTAAAAATGTTTGGCGGTATGCTTCACGCCAGTCTTGTACATTAAATGGTTCAAGGTTGATTCCACCCGAAGTTGCAATCAAGACCAAACCTTTTACCAATTGAGGTTTTTGTAGCGCTGCGGCAACGGCAAAAATCCCACCCATAGATTGCGCAACAATGACAGATTCTTCATTAATTTGGTCGACCACATAATTTGTTAGGTCTTCAAAACTCTTCACTTCAAGAGATTCGGGTGTATCTCCAAAACCGGGATAACCAATAATTTTTGTACGGTACTGCTGAGGTAGTTTTTCAATTAAGGGATGCCAAAAACGAATACTTCCAGAGGCGCCGGGTAAGAAAATTAAATTATTCATATTTTTATAAAGTCATGAAATTAAAAATTATTGTACATATAAAAGAAAGCCTCTTTTATCACTTTAACTGATGAAAGAGGCTTCTAGTTAGGTCATGCGATTAACCTTGGAAATAACGTAAATCCAAACGTCCATCATATACATGGGTTGTTGGACCAGTCATCCAGACCACATCACCTTCTTGCCATTCAATTTGTAGCTTACCGCCGGCAAGTTCAACTTCAACTGAGTTAGCAAGCAAACCACGGCGCATACCACTTACCGCAGCAGCACATGCCCCTGTACCACAAGCTAGTGTTTCACCCACGCCGCGTTCAAATACACGTAAGCGAACATGTTTTTCATCAATCACTTGCATAAAACCAGCATTCACACGTTCTGGGAAACGTTTATGTGATTCGACTTGTGGACCAATACCAGCAACATCAGCAGTTAACACATCTGGAACAATAGTGACTGCATGAGGATTACCCATGTTGACTACATCAATACTAATGTTTTGGTCATTTGCCAACTCAAGGGTATATAAAGCTTCTGGCTCTTCGGCAACAAATGGAATTTCATTTGGTAGAAACTTTGGGTAGCCCATATTTACGCGTACCCAACCATTTTGCCCAAGCTCTGGCTTTACAATACCTGCTTTGGTTTGTACGGTAATGTTGGTTTTATTGGTTAAATGACGTTCATGTACAAAACGCGCGAAACAACGAACGCCATTACCGCATTGTTCAACCTCAGAACCATCTGCATTGAAAATACGGTATTTAAAGTCAGCTTCTGGTAAATCTGGTGGTTCAACTATTAAAAGCTGGTCAAACCCCACACCGAAGTGTCGATCTGCCAAACGTTGAATGGTTGCTGTATCTAAATAAGCTCTTTGGCTAATTAGATCAACCACCATGAAATCATTGCCCAAACCATGCATTTTGGTAAATTCTAATAGCATCTTATTTACTCCTCAGGCAATAAACGTTCTTTTTCCCAAAGCGACTCAACCGTTTCACGTTCACGAATTAAATAGCTCTTTTCACCTGATACCATGACTTCTGCGGCACGGCCACGCGTGTTGTAATTTGAACTCATCACAAAGCCATAAGCCCCTGCGCCGAGCACAGCCAACAAATCATGTTCTTGTAATGCGAGTGAACGGTCTTTACCAATAAAGTCACCTGTCTCACAAATCGCACCCACCAAATCCCATACTTTTTCTTCGGTATCGGTACGTGGCACAACAGGCTGAATATCCATCCAAGCTTCATATAAAGCAGGGCGAATCAAATCATTCATTGCTGCATCAATAATGGCAAAGTTACGATGTGTCGTTGGTTTAAGCAAATCAACTTTAGTTAAAAGTACACCTGCATTTGCACTGATGCTACGTCCCGGCTCCATATAAACTTTCAAGCCTAATTTTTCTAAAGCAGGTTTCATCGAGTTTGCATATTCTTCAACACTTGGCGGTGTTTCATCTTTATAACAAACCCCTAAACCACCACCAATATCGATATGCTTAAGATTGATGCCAAGTTTTTTCAGCTCATAAATCATCACAATAACGCGGTCTAAAGCATCGACAAATGGTTTAGTTTCAGTAAGCTGCGAACCAATGTGGCAGTCAATACCTACAATTTCAAGGTTAGGTAAAGAAGCTGCATATTGATAGGTTTCATAAACCGCATCACTTGGAATACCAAACTTGTTTTCTTTTAAGCCTGTAGAAATATAAGGATGAGTTTTTGCATCGACATCCGGATTTACACGTAAAGAAATCGGCGCTTTTTTACCTAAGCGAGCAGCTACTTTTTGAATGCGATCTAACTCTGCATAAGATTCAACATTAAAACAGGCAATTCCTACATTTAATGATGTTTCGATATCAACTTCAGTTTTGCCTAAACCTGAAAATACAATTTTAGAAGCATCCCCACCCGCTTTTAAAACACGTGCCAGCTCACCACCAGACACAATGTCAAAACCCGCACCAAGTTTTGCCAAGACACTAAGAACAGCCAAATTTGAGTTAGACTTCACCGCAAAACAGATTTGATGATCAATAAAGTCAAAGGCACGGTCCATATCTAAATAATGTTTTTCAAAAGCTGTTTTTGAATAAACATATAACGGTGTGCCAAATTGCTGCGCAAGCTGCTCTAGAGAACATTGCTCTGCATGCAATACTCCATTAATGCGGGTGAAACTCATGAATGTGTCCTTATTTCAAAGCTTAAGGTGAAGTTGTTTGGGTTGGAGCTGATGATGACTCGACTGGCTGTTCAGCCTGTTCATCCTTTTGCACAACTTGTTTTGATTCTTTATTACGATAGAGCAAGTATTTTGCACGGTGGTCATAATTTGGATCAGAAGGTAGCTGTAATGCTCCTGACTGACCGCAAGCTGTAAGCAAAATACCGCTGCTCAATAAACTGATGAGGCAAATGACACGACGCATCTGAGCACCTGATTTAAACAATTCGATGCAGTATACCGTGATCATGCAGGCGGCTAAAGAGTAAACTTAAAGAGAAAAACAATATGCATAAAAAACGCCAGCTTTTCAGCCAGCGTTTCGTCATAAGCACATCAATTTAATTACTTTTTATGACGTGGTTTATAGAAGAAGAAATAACCAATGATCAAGATAACAAACCAGATTGGACTGACTTTAAGTGCTTTAAACGTGTCTGGCTCTAAAGACAACACGTAAATCATACCCACAAAGAAAATAATCGTGATCCAACAGGTAAATAAACCACCCGGCAATTTAAATGTTGATTTTGCATGGAGTTCAGGACGTGTTGTGTAATAACGGATGTAACTCCAGATAATCAGTAACCACACGCAAATGAACAGAATGGTTGAAAGCGTTGTTGCAAGTGTGAAGGCTTCAACTGTGTTTGGTACAAAATACTGTAATGCTGCACCTAACAACAAACACGCAGCAGAGAAATATAATGCATTTGCTGGTACTGCACGTCTATTTAGTTTACCAAAAGCTTTTGGCCCTTGATCTTCACGAGATAAACCAAACAACATACGACTTGTTGAAAATACACCACTGTTCATTGATGACATTACCGATGACAACACCACTAAGTTCATCAAGATGGCTGCTGCGGCAATACCCGCTTGGCTAAACAAGTTCACAAACGGACTGATGGCCGGATCAATTCTGTTCCACGGTGTTACCGACATAACAATAAGCAATGCCAACACATAGAAAATAATGATACGAATTGGAATTGAGTTAATCGCCTTAGGCAAATTACGTTGAGGGTCTTTTGTTTCAGCAGCCGTGGTTCCTACCAGCTCTACCCCTACAAAAGCAAAGATTGCGATCTGGAAGCCTGCCAAGAAACCATGCACCCCAGTTGGGAAGAAACCTCCATTTGCCCAAAGATGAGTAAATGAAGCAACTTCACCCGTACTAGAAGTAAAACCAGTAAAGATCATCCACAGACCGACAGCAATTAAAATGATAATTGCAAGAATCTTAATAAGTGCAAACCAGAACTCTAACTCACCAAACAGACGTACAGTTAACAAGTTCAAGCCCATAATAAATACAATAGCGGAAACACTAATCATGGCTCCTTCAACAGGAGAGAAAGGCTGTCCGTTATTGAAAAATTGCAGGTAATAGATAATTGCAGAAAGGTCGGCAATACCAATCGTGATCCAGCACAACCAATAGGTCCATCCAACAAAATAACCCGCCCATGGGCCGATGAGATCTGTGGTGAAGTCGATAAATGATTTATAGGCCAAATTTGAAAGCAGTAATTCGCCAAGCGCACGCATGACGAAGAACACCATTACACCAATAATCAGATAAATAAATAAGATAGATGGGCCGGCAAGACTAATTGTTTTACCTGATCCCATAAATAATCCGGTACCAATGGCACCACCAATCGCAATCAGCTGTAAATGCCGATTAGAAAGACTACGATGGAGCTCACCTTGTTCATGAGGGTCGCTCAGATTTTGATTCGACATTTTATGAATACACTCCAGTAATTTTTTTAGTCCGTTAGCTAAATTCAAATCAAAAAGACGATATCGCACCATTTGCAGGTATCTTTTAAATGTATATTTTTTGACAACTTTTCAGCTAACCAATTTTTGTCTGTATTGCTGATAATTTCAAGCCACATACAATTAAATCCGATAATACGCACAAGAACATAGCAATACAACGCACCTTCCAGTCTACAAATAAGACTTGAACCACTTTGATTTTTCAATTAAAAAAAGGCAATCTGATTGATTGCCTTGTTATATTTCACTTTTAAGTTTTTTATTCTTCGATAAAATTACGTTTTATTTTTGACTTATAAAAACCAAAGTAACCAATTGCAAGAACAAGGAACCAGATTGGGCTGACCATAAGCGACTTCGCCGTGTCTGCTTCAAGGCTTAAAATCGCAATGGTAAATAAGAAGAAAGCAATAACCACATAACTCATCGCTACCCCACCCGGCATTTTAAAGTTCGATTTTTCATGCAGTTCAGGAGATAACTTACGGTAGCGGATATAGCACACCAAAATCAAAATCCATACCGTCAGGAATAAAATGGTGCATAACGTGGTTGCCAAGGTAAATGCTTCAATCGTATTTGGCACAAAATATTGTAATAAAGCGCCGCCCATAATACAGGCACAGGAAAAAATTAAACCATTTGCCGGAACTGCGCTTTTAGTCAACTGTCCCAAAGTTTCAGGTGCCTGACCATCACGCGATAAGCCATACATCATTCGACTAGTTGAAAAAATACCGCTGTTCATCGAAGACATCACCGATGACAACACCACAAGGTTCATAATAATTGCAGCAGTTGGAATACCTGCCATTAAGAATAATTCAACAAATGGACTACGATCTGCTTTCACCTGATCCCAAGGGGTTACAGACATCACTACCATTAGTGCCAATACATAGAACAAAATGACACGAATCGGAATCGCGTTAATTGCTTTAGGTAAATGTTTGTGTGGGTCTTTAGTTTCTGCGGCTGTTGTTCCAACTAATTCCACGCCAATAAAAGCAAAGATAGCAATCTGGAAGCCCGCAAGGAAACCATTAACCCCATGAGGGAACATACCGCCATGATTCCAAATGTTAGATAGAGCTGCCACAGAACCAGAGGGTGATTGGAACTTGGTCACGACCATGTAGATACCGGCAAGAACTAAAGCAACAATGGCAACAATTTTGATAATCGCAAACCAGAACTCAACTTCACCAAATAGACGAACCGTTAATAAGTTTAAAACTAATAAAAAGAGAACACAGCCCGCACTAATCATCGCTTGTTCTATTGGACTAAAACTGACTCCATTGGGTAACCAAAAACTCAAATAGCTCGTCACCGCGGTTAAATCTGCCATACCTACGAGCACCCAGCTTACCCAGTAGGTCCACCCGACATAAAAGCCAGCCCAAGGACCAATCAGATCATAAGCCATATCAACAAATGACTTATAATTTAGGTTGGACAGTAAAACTTCTCCCAAAGCACGCATAAGAAAAAAAATCATGGTGCCAATAATTAAATAGATAAATAAAATTGATGGCCCTGCCAATGAAATAGTTTTGCCCGACCCCATAAACAGGCCTGTTCCAATGGCCCCTCCAATAGCGATCAATTGTAAATGACGATTGGTCAGCTTACGCTGTAAGTCGCCCGCATGATCATGATGCTGAAGATTAGACATAGGTAAATATCCTAAAAATTTCCCAACCTAGCTAAAGCAAAATGCATTCCAATATTTTTTAACACTGCTTGAAAAGTAGGCCTTTAAAAATGATCGGGTTCTGCCTACGTTCAGGGTGTCGTTTTGCTATACTCTGTTTTTTACTGATTATGAAGTTATCTAACTGAAGTCGAATATGAGCAAAGTCAAAACTGTTTACCGTTGCGAACAATGTGGTGCCGATCATCTTAAATGGGCTGGTCAATGTTCAGAGTGTGGTGAATGGAATTCTCTGACTGAAGTCAAACTCGAACCCACTACTGCCCATCGCGCTCGTCCAAAAATTGGCGGTTATGCTGGTCAAGTTGCCAATATTACAACGCTAAATAAAGTCTCAGTTTCTCATGAAACCCGCTTACCAACAGGTATTAGCGAATTTGACCGCGTGCTTGGTGGTGGCTTGGTGACAGGCTCTGTTGTTCTAATTGGTGGTGACCCGGGTATTGGTAAATCAACAATTCTTTTGCAAACCGCAACCCATATGGCGAGCGCAAAAAGCTCTGCACTTTATATTACAGGTGAAGAGTCACTGTCTCAGGTTGCCTTACGTGCACAGCGTCTTGACCTACCGACAGACCAGTTAAAAGTCATGGCTGAAACCTGTGTTGAGCGGATTTGTGAAGTTTTAGAGCAAGAAAAACCTGTTGTCGCCATTTTGGACTCGATTCAAACGCTTTATACAGAAACGCTCCAATCTGCACCGGGTGGTGTTTCACAAATCCGTGAATCTGCTGCTTTATTAACCCGCTATGCAAAAAATAGTGGCACGGCGCTATTTATTGTTGGTCACGTGACCAAAGAAGGTGCACTTGCAGGTCCACGTGTTTTAGAGCACATGGTGGACTGCGTACTGTATTTTGAAGGCCAATCCGACTCACGTTATCGTATGATTCGTGCTGTTAAAAACCGTTTTGGTGCAGTCAATGAACTTGGCGTATTTGGCATGACCGATAAAGGGTTACGTGAAGTTGCCAACCCGTCTGCTATTTTCTTAAGTCGCTACGATGAAGCTATTCCCGGTTCAATTGTTATGATTAGCCGTGAAGGTACTCGCCCGCTTTTAGTCGAAGTTCAGGCTTTAGTAGATGATGCCCAAGGACAACCACGTCGTGTCGCACTTGGCCTTGAACAAAACCGTTTAAACATGCTACTTGCTGTTATGCACCGTCACGGTGGTGTGCAAACCACAGGACAAGATGTATACGTCAATATTGTAGGTGGTTTAAAAATTACTGAAACAGGTTCTGACTTGGCTGTTTTACTGGCTTGTGCTTCGAGTTTAAGAACTAAAGCATTGCCTCAGCAACTTGCAGTTTTTGGAGAGGTTGGTCTTTCAGGTGAAATTCGTCCTGTACCGAATGGACAAGAGCGTTTAAAAGAAGCGGCAAAACATGGCTTTAAATATGTCATTTTACCAAGAGGAAACGCCCCACAAAAAGCGATTCCCGGTGTACAAGTGATTGCCGTTGCGCGCCTACATGAAGCGTTGACTGAAGCTATGCAGCTCAGTGATGAATTAACATAAAAAAATATATTTTTATAGTTGAAATTTAGTGTAAATGACTGCATAAATACTATTACAAATTAATTTTAAACAGGAATTTCCTATGGAAGTACACCAGCGCGGCTTGATAACCGGTATTTTAATGGCTGCTTTGGCAATTTCTCCGCTTGCTGAAGCAAAACGTGCTGGTGGTGGTAAAAGCCACGGTATGGCACGCTCGACTACTTCAAGCCAGTCATATTCAAGCCCGTCATATCAACAACCTCGTCAAGTGGCTCCGGTACAACAACCTGCAACAGCACCTCAGAGATCTGGTCCGGGTGTTGGTTCAATGGTTGCGGCTGGTGTAGCTGGTGCTGCCGTAGGTGCTGTTGCAGCACATGCTTTAGCTGATGATAAACCAACATCAACTGAACAACGTGCAACTCAGGCAGGTGTAAACCAGTCAGATGACCAGCAACAAGCTGTTCAAGCTCAACATCAAGAGAAAAAAGGTGGTATCCCTGGT
This window of the Acinetobacter sp. XH1741 genome carries:
- a CDS encoding LysE family translocator produces the protein MTTILIPYFIAIILLTLTPGLDTTLIIRTATLEGKTKAFQAALGISLGCIAWGVVVACGLGALLMASDLAFNILKWMGAAYLAWLGLNMILKPRSQLAGIQENHSNRPTSENWFIKGFFGNLLNPKVGIFYISFLPQFIPAQASAVTWVMGLVMIHVVIGIVWSSLLILAMQQLSRYLKQPKFVKYMDRITGSIFVLFALKLALSKR
- the radA gene encoding DNA repair protein RadA; the encoded protein is MSKVKTVYRCEQCGADHLKWAGQCSECGEWNSLTEVKLEPTTAHRARPKIGGYAGQVANITTLNKVSVSHETRLPTGISEFDRVLGGGLVTGSVVLIGGDPGIGKSTILLQTATHMASAKSSALYITGEESLSQVALRAQRLDLPTDQLKVMAETCVERICEVLEQEKPVVAILDSIQTLYTETLQSAPGGVSQIRESAALLTRYAKNSGTALFIVGHVTKEGALAGPRVLEHMVDCVLYFEGQSDSRYRMIRAVKNRFGAVNELGVFGMTDKGLREVANPSAIFLSRYDEAIPGSIVMISREGTRPLLVEVQALVDDAQGQPRRVALGLEQNRLNMLLAVMHRHGGVQTTGQDVYVNIVGGLKITETGSDLAVLLACASSLRTKALPQQLAVFGEVGLSGEIRPVPNGQERLKEAAKHGFKYVILPRGNAPQKAIPGVQVIAVARLHEALTEAMQLSDELT
- the dapF gene encoding diaminopimelate epimerase produces the protein MLLEFTKMHGLGNDFMVVDLISQRAYLDTATIQRLADRHFGVGFDQLLIVEPPDLPEADFKYRIFNADGSEVEQCGNGVRCFARFVHERHLTNKTNITVQTKAGIVKPELGQNGWVRVNMGYPKFLPNEIPFVAEEPEALYTLELANDQNISIDVVNMGNPHAVTIVPDVLTADVAGIGPQVESHKRFPERVNAGFMQVIDEKHVRLRVFERGVGETLACGTGACAAAVSGMRRGLLANSVEVELAGGKLQIEWQEGDVVWMTGPTTHVYDGRLDLRYFQG
- a CDS encoding amino acid permease translates to MSNLQHHDHAGDLQRKLTNRHLQLIAIGGAIGTGLFMGSGKTISLAGPSILFIYLIIGTMIFFLMRALGEVLLSNLNYKSFVDMAYDLIGPWAGFYVGWTYWVSWVLVGMADLTAVTSYLSFWLPNGVSFSPIEQAMISAGCVLFLLVLNLLTVRLFGEVEFWFAIIKIVAIVALVLAGIYMVVTKFQSPSGSVAALSNIWNHGGMFPHGVNGFLAGFQIAIFAFIGVELVGTTAAETKDPHKHLPKAINAIPIRVILFYVLALMVVMSVTPWDQVKADRSPFVELFLMAGIPTAAIIMNLVVLSSVMSSMNSGIFSTSRMMYGLSRDGQAPETLGQLTKSAVPANGLIFSCACIMGGALLQYFVPNTIEAFTLATTLCTILFLTVWILILVCYIRYRKLSPELHEKSNFKMPGGVAMSYVVIAFFLFTIAILSLEADTAKSLMVSPIWFLVLAIGYFGFYKSKIKRNFIEE
- the lysA gene encoding diaminopimelate decarboxylase; amino-acid sequence: MSFTRINGVLHAEQCSLEQLAQQFGTPLYVYSKTAFEKHYLDMDRAFDFIDHQICFAVKSNSNLAVLSVLAKLGAGFDIVSGGELARVLKAGGDASKIVFSGLGKTEVDIETSLNVGIACFNVESYAELDRIQKVAARLGKKAPISLRVNPDVDAKTHPYISTGLKENKFGIPSDAVYETYQYAASLPNLEIVGIDCHIGSQLTETKPFVDALDRVIVMIYELKKLGINLKHIDIGGGLGVCYKDETPPSVEEYANSMKPALEKLGLKVYMEPGRSISANAGVLLTKVDLLKPTTHRNFAIIDAAMNDLIRPALYEAWMDIQPVVPRTDTEEKVWDLVGAICETGDFIGKDRSLALQEHDLLAVLGAGAYGFVMSSNYNTRGRAAEVMVSGEKSYLIRERETVESLWEKERLLPEE
- a CDS encoding alpha/beta fold hydrolase: MNNLIFLPGASGSIRFWHPLIEKLPQQYRTKIIGYPGFGDTPESLEVKSFEDLTNYVVDQINEESVIVAQSMGGIFAVAAALQKPQLVKGLVLIATSGGINLEPFNVQDWREAYRQTFLKYPNWFVTTNANYEKFLSDISIETLLIWGDSDPVSPVQVGEYLNKKFEKSTLYIVKGGDHQLAEKHADEVAEQIESYLRKLNVDR
- a CDS encoding amino acid permease is translated as MSNQNLSDPHEQGELHRSLSNRHLQLIAIGGAIGTGLFMGSGKTISLAGPSILFIYLIIGVMVFFVMRALGELLLSNLAYKSFIDFTTDLIGPWAGYFVGWTYWLCWITIGIADLSAIIYYLQFFNNGQPFSPVEGAMISVSAIVFIMGLNLLTVRLFGELEFWFALIKILAIIILIAVGLWMIFTGFTSSTGEVASFTHLWANGGFFPTGVHGFLAGFQIAIFAFVGVELVGTTAAETKDPQRNLPKAINSIPIRIIIFYVLALLIVMSVTPWNRIDPAISPFVNLFSQAGIAAAAILMNLVVLSSVMSSMNSGVFSTSRMLFGLSREDQGPKAFGKLNRRAVPANALYFSAACLLLGAALQYFVPNTVEAFTLATTLSTILFICVWLLIIWSYIRYYTTRPELHAKSTFKLPGGLFTCWITIIFFVGMIYVLSLEPDTFKALKVSPIWFVILIIGYFFFYKPRHKK
- a CDS encoding lipoprotein → MRRVICLISLLSSGILLTACGQSGALQLPSDPNYDHRAKYLLYRNKESKQVVQKDEQAEQPVESSSAPTQTTSP